Proteins encoded within one genomic window of Fragaria vesca subsp. vesca linkage group LG1, FraVesHawaii_1.0, whole genome shotgun sequence:
- the LOC101294888 gene encoding methylmalonate-semialdehyde dehydrogenase [acylating], mitochondrial-like: protein METDSQIELSRQNNMLPPQAGTFLDREDLIQYVRDFGASQGYVVTIKKSRKDRRVILGCDRGGVYRNRRKIDESKRKRKANSRLINCPFEAIGKREDDSWVLTIRNGEHNHEALKDMSEHPYSRRFTEEEVRQIKQMTEAGIKPRLVLKALKQMNPELQSTPRHLYNLKAKIRQGTLSEKSFKTWRPDRSALVNTSSAPSGRSLMQSNQPLKVPNFIGGKFVDSQGCSIIDVVNPATQDTVSHVPLTTYEEFKAAVTSAKQAFPSWKNTPITTRQRILFKLQDLIRRDIDKLAMNITLEQGKTLKGAESDVLRGIEVVEHACGMATLQMGEFVPNASYGIDTYSIREPLGVCAGICPFNFPSMFSLWMFPVAVTCGNTFVLKPCEKNPGVSMILAALAKEAGLPDGVLNIVHGTHDIVNYICDDDDIKAVSLVGSSTAGMHIHAKAVARGKRVQSNIGGKNHAIIMPDASMDATLNAVVMAGFGAAGQRSMALNTVVFVGNSITWECELVERAKALKVNVGTDPSADVGPVITKEVKDWICRLVQSSVESGARLLLDGRNVMVRGYENGNFIGPTILCDVTTNMECFKEEIFGPVLLCMQAASLEEAITIIKRNRSGNGASIFTTSGIAARKFQNEVEAGLVGINVPVPVPLPLSSFNGSKASFGSDLNISGKAGVQFYTRMKAVAQQWKDLPSLESSLAVHPLYETNRLSRGVSSSLPSTSERDSPSRRVSGATNSESESDSPSELPSRGPSSMTQTAYDDLSSQGLSLVMPATSERDLSGVDMSLAIPRATERDMPKQGFTLTSLQSTERIYMPQTSHWMETSRPTSQRIENGPPSSERHFASTSQRNDENSNTSLSFQRTGTSMPLTSDSVYAPASQDNMAVISLRNDGTSAISQRTDPTLLPTSERAYVLGAAHLNDNRVQTFHRLDSTMFSTSDRMYMLAKSHQQDNMGSTSRRTDIPMHSTSEKMFMSTASQRTEELAVASQPASEKLYLSPLVPRNAGMPQKMFPQNSILSDEFPTQGASLTLPTSQRI from the exons ATAAGGAATGGGGAGCATAACCATGAAGCATTAAAGGACATGTCTGAGCATCCTTATAGTCGTCGCTTTACTGAGGAAGAGGTCAGGCAAATCAAGCAAATGACTGAAGCTGGCATAAAACCACGTCTAGTTCTTAAGGCTCTCAAGCAAATGAATCCTGAACTGCAGTCAACACCAAGGCATCTGTATAACCTCAAAGCAAAGATACGTCAAGGAACTCTATCAG AGAAAAGTTTCAAGACATGGAGACCTGACAGGTCCGCTTTGGTGAATACAAGTTCTGCTCCCAGTGGGCGGTCATTGATGCAAAGTAACCAGCCG CTGAAGGTTCCTAATTTTATTGGAGGAAAATTTGTTGATTCACAAGGATGTTCAATCATTGACGTAGTAAATCCT GCAACACAAGATACTGTTTCTCATGTTCCTCTAACTACCTATGAAGAGTTCAAAGCTGCAGTTACTTCAGCCAAGCAAGCTTTTCCTTCATGGAAAAACACACCTATTACAACACGTCAAAGAATTCTGTTTAAGCTTCAGGACCTCATCCGCAGAGACATT GATAAACTTGCCATGAATATCACCTTAGAGCAGGGTAAGACGTTGAAGGGTGCTGAGAGTGATGTGCTCCGTGGTATAG AGGTGGTCGAACATGCTTGTGGGATGGCAACTCTACAGATGGGGGAGTTTGTTCCTAATGCATCTTATGGTATTGATACATACTCCATTAGGGAGCCACTTGGTGTTTGTGCGGGGATATGCCCCTTCAACTTTCCATCAATGTTTTCCTTATGG ATGTTCCCAGTTGCAGTTACATGTGGCAATACATTTGTTCTTAAGCCATGTGAAAAAAATCCAG GAGTTTCGATGATACTTGCAGCACTTGCTAAGGAGGCTGGTTTGCCTGACGGTGTGTTAAATATAGTCCATGGCACTCAC GACATTGTTAATTATATCTGTGATGATGATGATATAAAGGCTGTTTCACTTGTTGGCTCAAGTACA GCCGGAATGCATATACATGCAAAGGCGGTTGCTAGGGGAAAGCGTGTCCAG TCCAATATAGGAGGAAAAAATCATGCAATCATCATGCCTGATGCTAGCATGGATGCAACCTTGAATGCTGTGGTCATGGCTGGTTTTGGTGCTGCAGGACAGAGGTCTATGGCTCTTAATACAGTTGTCTTTGTTGGAAACTCAATAACCTG GGAGTGTGAACTGGTGGAACGTGCCAAAGCCCTGAAAGTCAATGTGGGAACAGATCCCAGTGCAGATGTTGGTCCAGTTATTACCAAAGAG GTGAAGGATTGGATATGCAGATTAGTTCAGAGCAGTGTTGAAAGCGGTGCTAGACTCCTTCTTGATGGGAGAAATGTTATG GTTCGAGGCTATGAGAATGGAAACTTCATTGGTCCTACTATCTTATGTGATGTTACAACCAATATGGAATGTTTTAAG GAAGAAATTTTTGGACCGGTTCTTCTGTGCATGCAG GCTGCCAGCCTAGAAGAAGCGATCACAATTATAAAAAGAAACAG GTCTGGCAATGGAGCTTCCATATTCACAACATCTGGCATTGCTGCAAGGAAGTTCCAAAATGAAGTTGAGGCTGGCCTG GTTGGGATCAATGTTCCTGTTCCAGTTCCACTACCACTGTCCTCGTTTAACGGATCTAAGGCATCTTTTGGAAGTGATCTGAATATCTCTG GTAAAGCAGGAGTGCAATTTTACACCCGGATGAAAGCCGTTGCACAACAGTGGAAGGATTTACCTAGCTTAGAATCATCATTAGCCGTGCATCCATTGTATGAGACAAATAGATTAAGCAGAGGTGTCTCATCTTCTTTGCCTTCAACATCTGAGAGAGATTCACCTAGCCGTAGAGTATCAGGAGCCACAAACTCAGAATCTGAGAGTGATTCACCAAGTGAGTTGCCAAGTCGTGGAC CCTCATCTATGACTCAAACAGCATATGATGATTTGTCTAGTCAGGGCCTGTCCCTTGTCATGCCAGCAACATCCGAGAGAGATCTGTCCGGTGTGGATATGTCGCTAGCCATCCCTCGAGCAACAGAAAGGGATATGCCAAAACAAGGTTTCACATTGACATCTTTGCAGTCGACAGAGAGAATCTATATGCCCCAAACTTCTCACTGGATGGAAACCTCAAGACCGACATCTCAAAGGATTGAAAACGGTCCACCAAGTTCTGAGAGGCATTTTGCGTCCACGTCTCAGAGGAATGATGAGAATAGCAACACGTCATTGTCATTTCAAAGGACTGGTACTTCTATGCCATTGACATCTGATAGTGTCTATGCACCTGCCTCCCAGGACAATATGGCTGTAATATCACTCCGAAATGATGGTACGAGCGCAATATCTCAGAGGACGGATCCCACACTACTTCCAACCTCTGAGAGGGCATACGTACTTGGAGCAGCTCACTTGAATGACAATAGGGTTCAAACATTTCACAGGCTCGACTCCACCATGTTTTCAACATCTGATAGGATGTACATGCTCGCAAAATCCCATCAGCAAGACAATATGGGTTCAACATCTCGGAGAACTGATATTCCTATGCATTCAACTTCGGAGAAGATGTTCATGTCAACAGCATCTCAAAGGACTGAGGAATTAGCTGTTGCTTCTCAACCAGCCTCTGAGAAATTATATTTGTCTCCATTAGTTCCAAGAAATGCTGGTATGCCTCAGAAGATGTTTCCCCAAAACTCAATTTTGAGTGATGAATTTCCCACACAAGGAGCATCACTGACTTTACCTACATCTCAGAGGATATAG